A single window of Candidatus Kryptoniota bacterium DNA harbors:
- a CDS encoding BadF/BadG/BcrA/BcrD ATPase family protein, with translation MTADKFYVGIDGGATKVKAVAIDSEKNVVAEVTGGAANFQIIGADAAVTNIHFVVESITKRLKSDFSNVAAICMGLAGAGRKDDSEKIRAHYVGLLRKKQLPVPKVFVESDAMAALEGAFGGKPGMILISGTGSILFAKEKDDVLHRVGGWGRFIGDEGSGYSLGRGALTAVVRELDGRGDKTMMTDLLRSRFKIDGAQTLITELYQNNLDVASVAPIVIEAAANGDAAAIEVIDWNVKELIQHVDAMLAKLKKVLPLALIGGVLSSDNSFSRTFRKQMADKFPDVRIQEPEFSPAVGAALIAYRLGGPLR, from the coding sequence ATGACAGCTGACAAATTCTACGTGGGCATCGATGGCGGAGCGACGAAAGTAAAGGCAGTCGCGATAGACTCTGAGAAAAATGTGGTGGCCGAGGTGACCGGGGGAGCGGCAAACTTTCAGATCATTGGTGCCGACGCTGCGGTGACCAATATTCATTTTGTCGTCGAGTCGATCACGAAGAGATTGAAATCCGATTTTTCAAATGTTGCTGCGATTTGCATGGGTCTCGCCGGTGCCGGTAGAAAAGATGATTCTGAAAAGATCCGCGCGCATTATGTCGGCCTGCTGCGTAAGAAGCAGCTTCCAGTCCCGAAAGTGTTCGTTGAAAGTGACGCCATGGCCGCTCTTGAGGGCGCATTTGGCGGCAAACCCGGTATGATCCTGATAAGCGGGACAGGCTCCATTCTATTCGCGAAGGAGAAAGATGACGTGTTGCACCGTGTCGGCGGGTGGGGAAGATTCATAGGAGACGAAGGAAGCGGGTATTCGCTGGGACGGGGCGCCCTCACAGCGGTCGTCAGGGAACTCGATGGGCGGGGAGATAAGACCATGATGACCGATCTCCTGAGATCCAGATTTAAAATCGATGGAGCACAGACTCTTATCACGGAGTTGTACCAGAACAATCTTGACGTCGCATCGGTGGCTCCAATCGTGATCGAAGCCGCAGCCAATGGAGACGCCGCTGCGATAGAAGTGATTGACTGGAATGTCAAAGAATTGATTCAGCATGTCGACGCAATGCTCGCAAAGCTCAAGAAGGTGTTGCCTCTTGCGCTCATCGGGGGAGTTCTCTCCTCCGACAATTCGTTTTCCCGCACTTTCAGGAAACAGATGGCCGATAAGTTCCCCGACGTGAGAATTCAGGAACCGGAATTTTCGCCTGCGGTAGGCGCGGCTTTGATTGCTTACAGACTCGGAGGTCCATTAAGATGA
- a CDS encoding glycoside hydrolase family 3 N-terminal domain-containing protein — MKSYLLLSALLVISCSAEKYQTTGLLPSQTPGGSSADSDGPILKETNTPNYVWKTDSAWVESTLRSLTLREKVAQMIVPYSTTRYFSDDDPDYLDLVHEVRDDKVGGIVVSVGNVYEQAVLLNKLQRLSHIPLLISSDYENGLGMRLQGGISFPSNMALGATRDSVLVYRIGRIVGEEARAVGVGQNYAPVSDVNDNPENPIINVRSFGENPELVRKLATAFVEGSQSGGVIATAKHFPGHGDTQVDSHSDLPVIPFGYDKLDTLELVPFVGDIAAGIKSIMIAHIAFTKIDTAGNIPATLSGNIVTDLLRDSLDFKGLVVTDAMTMRGVTKEFSEADAAIRAVKAGANIILMPPDNELAIEAVVKAVGRGEVTVAMIDNSVRKILTLKSELGLNRNRFIDLNDISKVVGTEDHQLLAEYAARRSVTIVKNDSNILPLQYHQPQRILCLVIADNGDPTVANQFRKEIRDRCDNVDFVQIDPTSNSLDYQNDLAMVANHDLVIVPAYVRWRSGTGKIDFSAPTQDFLDKLTQAGKPTVMIAFGNPYLLRSVPRVSAYVCAYGDMRVSVEAAVEAIFGETNVGGKLPVTIPGAAKYGDGIDIPQTSLRFAEPQVAGFDPARLGRLDSIVNFWIADSAFPCAQLLVAKNGKVVFDKAFGTYDYSPLSRKIDLSTMYDLASLTKVCATTLAAMKLYGEGKLDLEAPVVKYIPQFGQNGKDKITIRNLMVHNSGLPPDPPGYLWRTSAISPEQRDGLLKHPMWLVIPDSFGTNFNAAHAAMWDSLYASRLDYPTGTKMVYSDINFLILGKIIEGITGMSLDKYVEQNFYKPLGMTHTMFTPPAWLTQTCAPTEYDSAAGCLLQGVVHDENSRSLGGAVGHAGLFSTAGDLAVYIQMLLNRGIYDGRQYLQDSVIALFTRKQSDLSTRGLGWDTKAPRPRYSSAGHYFSPNSFGHTGFTGTSIWVDPERNLFVVLLTNRVCPTRENHKLDEARPSIHDAVIEALNETK; from the coding sequence ATGAAGTCGTACCTTTTATTATCCGCTCTTCTTGTCATTTCGTGTTCCGCCGAAAAGTATCAGACCACCGGACTCCTCCCTTCACAAACACCCGGAGGGTCATCCGCCGACTCGGATGGCCCCATATTGAAGGAGACAAACACGCCTAACTATGTCTGGAAAACGGATTCGGCGTGGGTGGAGAGCACGTTGCGGTCCCTCACTCTTCGTGAAAAGGTCGCGCAGATGATAGTTCCTTATTCCACCACACGATATTTCAGTGATGACGACCCGGATTATCTTGATCTGGTTCACGAGGTTCGGGACGACAAGGTCGGCGGCATCGTTGTGTCTGTCGGCAATGTTTATGAGCAAGCGGTTCTTCTTAATAAGCTTCAGAGACTTTCACACATTCCGCTGTTGATCTCTTCAGACTACGAGAATGGATTGGGAATGCGTCTGCAGGGCGGAATATCGTTTCCGAGTAACATGGCGCTCGGCGCGACCCGCGATTCGGTACTCGTCTATCGAATCGGCCGCATTGTAGGTGAAGAGGCGAGAGCAGTAGGAGTGGGTCAGAACTATGCGCCGGTATCGGACGTCAACGACAACCCGGAAAACCCGATCATAAATGTCCGGTCGTTCGGCGAAAACCCGGAACTTGTGAGGAAGCTTGCTACGGCGTTCGTGGAAGGAAGTCAAAGCGGGGGCGTAATAGCGACCGCTAAACATTTTCCCGGCCACGGCGACACTCAGGTCGATTCTCATTCAGATCTCCCCGTGATACCATTCGGCTACGACAAACTTGATACGCTCGAGCTGGTCCCGTTCGTCGGAGACATTGCTGCCGGAATAAAATCTATTATGATAGCTCACATCGCGTTCACAAAAATAGATACGGCTGGAAACATCCCTGCGACCCTATCAGGAAATATCGTTACCGATTTGCTGAGGGATTCGCTCGACTTCAAAGGCCTCGTCGTGACCGACGCGATGACGATGAGGGGAGTGACGAAGGAATTCTCCGAGGCGGACGCTGCTATCCGCGCCGTGAAAGCAGGGGCGAACATCATACTGATGCCGCCCGACAATGAACTGGCAATCGAAGCGGTCGTGAAAGCGGTAGGACGCGGGGAGGTAACCGTGGCCATGATCGACAACTCTGTCAGGAAGATCCTCACCCTAAAATCGGAACTCGGTCTGAATAGGAACAGGTTCATCGACCTGAACGACATTTCAAAAGTCGTCGGGACTGAGGACCATCAACTTCTTGCGGAATACGCTGCCCGGCGCTCCGTAACAATTGTCAAGAACGACAGCAACATCCTTCCTCTCCAATATCACCAGCCTCAAAGGATCCTTTGCCTCGTTATCGCCGACAACGGAGATCCGACAGTGGCGAACCAGTTCAGGAAAGAGATCCGTGACAGATGCGATAATGTCGATTTCGTCCAGATCGATCCTACGTCGAACTCACTCGATTACCAAAACGATCTTGCGATGGTTGCTAACCACGATCTCGTGATTGTCCCGGCGTACGTACGCTGGCGGTCCGGCACGGGGAAAATAGATTTCTCCGCTCCTACGCAGGACTTCCTTGACAAACTTACGCAAGCCGGTAAGCCTACGGTCATGATCGCGTTCGGCAATCCGTATCTCCTTCGCAGCGTCCCGCGGGTGTCGGCATACGTGTGCGCTTACGGCGACATGAGAGTGTCTGTAGAGGCCGCGGTTGAAGCGATCTTCGGAGAAACGAACGTGGGCGGAAAACTTCCTGTCACCATACCAGGAGCGGCAAAGTATGGCGACGGGATCGATATCCCCCAGACAAGTCTGCGCTTTGCTGAACCGCAGGTAGCGGGATTCGATCCTGCCAGGCTCGGGAGACTCGACTCGATCGTGAACTTTTGGATCGCCGACAGCGCTTTCCCGTGCGCCCAACTTCTCGTCGCAAAAAACGGAAAGGTTGTCTTCGACAAGGCATTCGGGACCTACGATTACTCACCACTCTCGCGAAAGATCGACCTCAGCACGATGTATGATCTCGCATCGTTGACAAAAGTCTGCGCGACTACGCTCGCCGCGATGAAGCTTTACGGCGAGGGAAAACTCGACCTTGAAGCGCCGGTCGTGAAGTATATCCCTCAATTCGGGCAGAACGGAAAGGACAAAATTACTATCCGCAATCTTATGGTACACAACAGCGGACTCCCTCCCGATCCTCCGGGATACCTGTGGCGCACGTCCGCTATTTCTCCGGAGCAGCGTGATGGACTTCTGAAGCATCCGATGTGGCTGGTGATCCCGGATTCCTTCGGGACCAATTTCAATGCGGCACACGCAGCAATGTGGGATTCATTGTACGCGAGCCGGCTCGACTATCCTACCGGAACGAAGATGGTATACAGCGACATTAACTTCCTTATTCTCGGGAAGATCATCGAGGGGATAACGGGAATGTCGCTGGACAAATATGTCGAACAGAATTTCTACAAGCCCCTCGGGATGACTCACACGATGTTCACTCCACCGGCATGGCTCACTCAAACCTGCGCGCCGACCGAGTACGACTCGGCAGCCGGTTGTCTGCTCCAGGGCGTTGTGCATGATGAAAATTCGCGCTCACTAGGCGGAGCCGTCGGTCACGCCGGATTGTTCTCCACTGCCGGCGACCTGGCGGTCTACATTCAGATGCTTCTCAACCGTGGCATATATGACGGGCGACAATACCTGCAGGATTCGGTCATTGCCCTCTTTACGAGGAAGCAATCGGATCTAAGTACGAGAGGTCTGGGTTGGGACACGAAAGCGCCACGCCCGAGATATTCGAGCGCGGGACATTACTTCTCTCCGAACTCATTCGGCCATACAGGATTCACCGGGACTTCCATCTGGGTCGATCCGGAAAGGAACCTCTTTGTCGTCCTTCTCACCAACCGCGTCTGTCCTACTCGTGAGAATCACAAGTTGGACGAAGCGAGACCGTCGATTCACGATGCGGTGATCGAGGCGCTCAACGAGACCAAATGA
- a CDS encoding T9SS type A sorting domain-containing protein: MQKVYSTGNRRSSLRAQRIVVVLCGVIMICAGRSDGSEWHAHHAVDTPHGIVFTNETATVLCLARTSGKGVENTEELFSGPGCGMYFTVSPDGSKIGFKEIFPDGTQAPALLDIATKKVTLLHPPAPLAGQVAFSTNGIIAYSIDDEAIIRYGSSTKKIPIGFYTNIVAISSDGGTIAYPDGNGTVFTTDVASGTGRKISSKGCVMPIWSPSGKRLCYSSLDGKIFVYDDSTVETYALGNGSDPAWTEDGKSLIVVRKTIKGDSLLNSDLYLISYDGKQIGRLTETETVLEAEPSIGTGGKILFAAYNNDSLYSASYDRTLKINSSIEIKSQNISVGDLSQKTTEGSGLNLPRSVSSDSAFFEVPYTNQVWDTPYGFGNLGSSACGPTSAIMVIAYYGLLPVWNCQLAVPTRHVSPYGNYVLESYHFHGVYFSGGGYGYMWNSSDPYHMMASYYKYHGLNASELDAPSLDTVISEINSGHPYTLCNGLTTAGHIIVINGIGIKPGTLVVNDPYGNKNSGSYPTPNGKDVAYDWPGYNNGNQNLNNAYWGVSVRYSPIDRSDSIVDDLQFNDGFTLNNSKPASMSMWFDKSAGFDGHEWYTNTRASDTCTAVWRPTLPQAGNYQVSAYILFSTSTAARYKVHYRGDSSTVVIDQGKVSSSWATIGTFAFEKGDSGYVELGDGSDSVGQMLVFDAMKWTYLSPALARDNGSGIPVTTELEQNYPNPFNPTTVISYRLSSFSKVRLNIYDVLGREVVTLVDGEQASGLHSVTFDASRFASGVYFCTLTAGQVVQTKKLVLMK; encoded by the coding sequence ATGCAAAAAGTCTACTCTACAGGTAATCGGCGGTCTTCACTGAGGGCGCAAAGAATAGTCGTTGTTCTTTGCGGCGTGATTATGATTTGTGCGGGACGGTCGGACGGTTCCGAGTGGCATGCTCATCATGCGGTCGACACTCCGCACGGAATAGTTTTCACGAATGAGACTGCAACTGTTTTATGTCTTGCGCGGACCTCAGGCAAAGGTGTGGAGAATACGGAAGAGTTGTTTTCCGGTCCCGGTTGCGGGATGTACTTTACTGTTTCACCTGACGGTTCGAAAATCGGGTTCAAAGAAATCTTTCCCGACGGAACGCAAGCTCCCGCATTGCTGGACATCGCGACAAAGAAGGTCACACTTCTCCATCCTCCTGCCCCACTTGCCGGACAGGTCGCTTTTTCCACGAACGGAATTATCGCTTACTCAATAGACGATGAGGCAATCATCCGGTATGGATCGTCGACGAAGAAAATTCCGATCGGGTTTTATACGAACATTGTAGCGATTTCTTCTGACGGCGGGACCATCGCGTATCCCGACGGCAACGGTACTGTATTCACCACTGACGTCGCATCGGGTACGGGCCGAAAGATTTCAAGTAAAGGTTGCGTGATGCCGATATGGTCTCCTTCCGGTAAACGATTGTGCTATTCAAGCCTGGACGGTAAGATCTTCGTGTATGACGATAGCACCGTCGAGACCTATGCTCTCGGGAATGGCTCGGATCCCGCATGGACGGAGGATGGCAAATCACTCATCGTTGTCAGGAAGACGATCAAAGGTGACTCTCTTCTAAATTCCGATCTCTACCTTATTTCATACGACGGTAAGCAGATCGGCAGGCTCACAGAAACGGAAACAGTTCTTGAAGCGGAACCGAGCATCGGAACGGGTGGCAAAATCCTCTTCGCCGCGTATAATAACGATTCACTTTACTCTGCCTCATATGACAGGACTTTGAAGATTAATAGTTCAATCGAGATCAAGTCCCAAAATATTTCTGTGGGAGATCTGTCGCAGAAGACCACAGAAGGATCCGGATTGAATCTTCCTCGGTCGGTCTCTTCGGATTCGGCATTTTTCGAAGTGCCATACACGAATCAGGTCTGGGACACGCCGTACGGATTCGGTAACCTCGGCAGCAGCGCGTGCGGGCCGACATCGGCAATCATGGTAATCGCCTATTACGGCTTGCTACCCGTGTGGAATTGTCAGCTCGCCGTCCCGACGAGGCACGTGAGCCCTTACGGGAATTATGTTTTGGAATCTTACCATTTCCACGGCGTTTATTTTTCAGGCGGCGGATATGGGTACATGTGGAACTCGAGCGACCCGTACCATATGATGGCAAGCTATTACAAATATCATGGCCTCAATGCTTCTGAGCTCGATGCGCCCTCGCTCGACACTGTCATTAGTGAAATAAACTCCGGCCATCCATATACGCTGTGCAACGGGTTGACGACGGCAGGACACATAATCGTGATCAACGGCATCGGGATCAAACCGGGCACACTGGTAGTCAACGATCCGTACGGGAATAAGAACTCCGGATCATATCCCACCCCTAACGGCAAGGATGTAGCGTACGACTGGCCCGGCTACAACAACGGGAATCAGAATTTGAACAACGCGTATTGGGGCGTATCCGTCCGCTATTCTCCCATCGACAGGAGTGATTCGATCGTGGACGATCTCCAGTTCAACGACGGATTCACTCTCAACAACTCAAAACCGGCATCGATGTCAATGTGGTTCGATAAGAGTGCGGGGTTCGATGGCCACGAATGGTATACGAACACTCGTGCCTCGGACACGTGCACCGCAGTCTGGCGGCCGACTCTGCCTCAGGCGGGGAACTACCAGGTGTCCGCATACATTTTATTCAGCACTTCAACGGCAGCTCGCTATAAGGTTCATTATCGCGGCGACTCGTCGACTGTCGTAATTGATCAGGGCAAAGTCAGCAGCTCGTGGGCGACCATCGGCACTTTCGCATTCGAGAAGGGCGACAGCGGCTACGTCGAACTGGGCGACGGAAGCGACAGCGTAGGACAGATGCTGGTTTTCGATGCGATGAAGTGGACATATCTTTCACCGGCGCTTGCACGAGACAACGGCTCAGGGATTCCCGTCACCACCGAACTGGAACAGAATTATCCAAATCCGTTTAATCCAACTACGGTGATCAGCTATCGGCTTTCATCTTTTTCTAAGGTCAGACTTAATATTTATGATGTGCTTGGAAGAGAAGTCGTTACGCTTGTCGATGGCGAGCAGGCAAGCGGACTTCACTCTGTAACATTCGACGCATCGCGTTTCGCGAGCGGAGTGTATTTCTGCACATTGACCGCAGGACAGGTTGTCCAAACTAAAAAACTTGTCCTGATGAAATAA
- a CDS encoding Ig-like domain-containing protein: protein MRWMFIPVVLLFSLDVFGQKTEELEKYFQSASGEFNVPQPILEGMAYIQTRWTQISYTPQELANRPSEAQPPSFGVMGLRDDNWFGHSLDSAARLVALSPDTLKSSAYENVRGAAALLAEYRDEANETTKTVGEDLSSWSSVIARFSGIPQEDIAAEFAYHTLQYLQKGVNESGIYIPPQKVDLTNFPASVKAKGMWMNQKSTRAEQPESIKSGGADYPGAYWNPSQNYGSRAGAPIVFVIIHDTEGSFDASVSWLLNPAAQASSHYIIRSSDGYIEQLVHESDEAWGVRCWNPITISIEHEGYVSNPSYFTEVMYESSAHLTQYLCAKYAIAEDSLHIFGHDAWTYSWFNLIPFSQYTQYVGSSYATCNDHTDPGQYWNWHHYFDLIRSYDTTKPSVVSSTPTEGDTAVPAFANLNVTFSNPMDPATTLSAFSITPSVDGQSSLSLNGTQLTFTHPDSLLRWSTTYTITVDTSAKGSNGRHIAAPYVAQFTTVPIDTTGPTLLVASPQSGGISALKSFFEFILNEPVQYNSLPARIALVDSNGNKVSFTKDFFQITANNLSLMALRCASSLTPGMKYTASLSPGIADYYGNLSKSTYAITFIADTSGPSGGSVMDGLESSTGQWLQPTSSSLTFGIDTSASSFALSFRYYDGGSSGLLTYRFDSLHAECAVENLQGFDISGSYSVGMWIFGDNSRNELDYIFGSSTRKLVAVDTIDWYGWKYIGMWRDNADASTALLRGLAVRRLPSALLAGGTLYIDDVQQNGRVTGIHDGPSVQPASFELYQNYPNPFNPTTVIGYRLSANSYVTLKVYDVLGREIGALVDGRQNAGYHSVVFDAGNLPSGVYFYRIVTDNSRSIRKMLMVK from the coding sequence ATGAGATGGATGTTTATTCCTGTAGTGCTTTTATTTTCGTTGGATGTCTTTGGACAAAAAACCGAGGAACTCGAAAAATACTTTCAATCTGCGTCGGGTGAATTCAATGTCCCGCAACCCATTCTGGAGGGGATGGCCTACATCCAAACAAGGTGGACGCAGATTTCTTACACTCCGCAGGAGCTTGCGAATCGTCCTTCAGAGGCGCAGCCGCCTTCATTCGGCGTGATGGGGCTCCGCGACGACAATTGGTTCGGTCATTCGCTCGACAGCGCCGCCAGGCTCGTCGCACTTTCTCCTGACACGCTTAAGAGTAGTGCTTACGAGAATGTCAGGGGTGCCGCCGCACTTCTTGCGGAATACCGTGATGAGGCAAACGAAACCACGAAAACTGTCGGAGAGGATCTTTCATCATGGTCGTCAGTCATCGCCCGCTTCAGTGGGATTCCGCAAGAGGATATCGCGGCAGAATTTGCTTACCATACTTTGCAATATCTGCAGAAGGGTGTGAACGAAAGCGGGATCTATATACCTCCTCAAAAAGTTGACCTGACGAATTTCCCGGCTTCAGTTAAAGCGAAGGGCATGTGGATGAATCAAAAGTCTACGAGGGCCGAACAACCGGAGTCGATCAAAAGCGGAGGTGCAGACTATCCTGGTGCTTACTGGAATCCGAGTCAGAATTACGGCTCGAGGGCGGGTGCGCCGATTGTGTTCGTGATAATCCATGATACCGAAGGATCGTTCGACGCGAGCGTTTCGTGGCTGCTTAATCCGGCAGCACAGGCAAGTTCACATTATATTATCAGAAGCTCGGACGGCTACATCGAGCAGCTTGTACACGAAAGCGATGAGGCGTGGGGAGTCCGATGCTGGAACCCGATCACGATTAGTATTGAACATGAAGGTTATGTGAGCAACCCGTCTTATTTTACGGAAGTAATGTACGAGTCATCCGCTCATCTTACTCAATACCTTTGCGCCAAGTACGCCATTGCCGAAGACTCACTTCATATATTCGGACATGACGCATGGACTTATTCGTGGTTCAACCTGATACCGTTCTCCCAGTACACCCAATACGTGGGCTCGAGTTATGCGACCTGTAATGATCATACCGATCCCGGCCAATATTGGAACTGGCACCACTACTTCGATCTCATCCGATCTTACGATACCACGAAACCATCTGTGGTATCTTCGACTCCAACCGAAGGCGACACTGCTGTCCCCGCTTTCGCGAATCTTAACGTAACATTCAGTAATCCTATGGATCCTGCAACGACCTTATCTGCATTCAGCATCACGCCTTCCGTGGACGGTCAATCCTCACTCAGCTTAAATGGGACGCAGCTGACATTTACACATCCCGATTCACTTTTGAGATGGTCCACGACATATACCATCACAGTTGATACGTCGGCGAAAGGATCGAACGGACGACACATCGCGGCGCCTTACGTCGCGCAGTTCACAACCGTTCCGATTGATACCACTGGCCCAACCCTGCTTGTCGCATCTCCGCAAAGTGGCGGCATCTCAGCGCTGAAATCGTTCTTCGAGTTCATCCTGAACGAACCTGTCCAATATAACTCCCTCCCCGCGCGCATCGCGTTGGTAGACTCGAACGGAAATAAAGTGTCATTCACGAAAGACTTTTTCCAGATAACCGCAAATAACCTTTCTCTTATGGCACTGCGTTGTGCTTCAAGTCTTACACCCGGTATGAAGTATACCGCGTCTCTTTCGCCCGGAATCGCTGATTACTACGGGAACCTGAGCAAGAGTACTTATGCGATCACATTCATCGCAGACACTTCCGGACCTTCGGGCGGTTCGGTAATGGACGGCCTTGAATCATCAACAGGGCAGTGGCTGCAGCCGACTTCAAGCTCTCTGACCTTCGGGATCGACACAAGCGCAAGTTCGTTCGCACTTTCATTTAGATATTATGACGGCGGCTCCTCCGGCTTATTAACGTACCGGTTTGATTCTTTGCATGCCGAATGTGCAGTAGAAAATTTGCAGGGGTTCGATATCAGCGGCTCATACTCGGTCGGGATGTGGATTTTCGGAGATAACAGCCGCAACGAACTCGATTACATTTTCGGCTCTTCCACCCGGAAACTCGTCGCCGTCGACACGATCGACTGGTACGGATGGAAATACATCGGCATGTGGCGGGATAACGCCGATGCCTCGACCGCCTTGTTGAGAGGCCTTGCAGTCAGACGCCTTCCCTCGGCGCTGCTCGCCGGCGGGACATTGTATATCGACGACGTACAACAGAACGGAAGAGTAACGGGAATACATGATGGTCCATCCGTACAGCCGGCATCATTCGAGCTTTACCAGAATTATCCAAACCCCTTCAATCCGACAACAGTCATCGGCTATCGGCTGTCAGCTAACAGCTATGTGACACTGAAGGTTTACGATGTGCTCGGGAGAGAGATCGGGGCGCTCGTTGATGGAAGACAGAATGCCGGTTATCACTCCGTCGTATTTGACGCCGGCAATTTACCGAGTGGTGTCTACTTCTATCGAATCGTCACCGATAACTCTAGGAGCATCAGAAAGATGCTCATGGTGAAATGA
- a CDS encoding transglutaminase-like domain-containing protein gives MIRYFRFVFFVAAFVSLTPFRVCISQTKTYNDALRLEDEGKFAEATSMLSGLIGETSVSPADSEKILYEIERMRRIRIDYSLTADELYSQLERTVRDITRPEFDGWIRDGKFDARIINDTLRFVGTSRSNLFFRNPEIADRRLPLPDQRAFHTALLRDCISIEKAADSLGTPYVLPKDFNVTMNLTADSGAAVPGEIIRAWLPIPREFPFQVNYRLASCSSRPLNISSPGSTIRSLYMEQPADSTGGSDFKISYKYRTLGVHFNLDRNKILPYDTTDSVFKKFTSKSPNIIFTDKIKRLSTEIIGNETNPLMKARKIYDWVSGNIKYSFAREYSTISNISDYCLTKEYGDCGQEAMLFITLCRYNGIPARWQSGWFTFPNAKDIHDWTEIYLPPYGWVPVDPYMGIAATRYMNDLTEKERETIRDFYFGGLDQYRMSANSDNNQSLSPVKKFFRSDNVDFQRGELESKTGNIYFNKSDYDLSVEEVTLR, from the coding sequence ATGATCAGATACTTTCGGTTCGTATTTTTCGTAGCGGCATTTGTGTCGTTGACTCCGTTTCGTGTTTGTATTTCGCAGACAAAAACGTACAATGATGCTCTGCGCCTGGAAGACGAAGGAAAATTCGCGGAAGCGACGTCGATGTTGTCGGGCTTGATAGGCGAAACTTCGGTCTCTCCCGCCGACAGCGAGAAGATTCTCTATGAAATTGAAAGAATGAGACGGATTCGGATCGATTATTCGCTCACGGCAGATGAGCTGTACTCCCAACTTGAACGGACGGTCAGGGACATCACGAGACCGGAATTTGACGGCTGGATCCGGGATGGAAAGTTCGACGCGAGGATCATTAACGACACACTTCGATTCGTGGGAACGAGCAGAAGCAACCTGTTTTTCCGGAATCCTGAAATTGCCGATCGCAGGCTCCCGCTCCCGGACCAGCGTGCTTTCCACACGGCGCTACTGCGTGACTGCATTTCAATTGAAAAGGCCGCGGACAGTTTGGGCACACCGTATGTTCTCCCTAAGGACTTCAACGTCACCATGAACCTGACTGCTGATTCTGGAGCAGCGGTCCCCGGTGAAATCATCAGAGCCTGGCTGCCGATTCCCCGGGAATTTCCTTTCCAGGTGAACTATAGACTGGCCTCATGTTCGTCCAGACCGCTCAACATTTCGTCGCCCGGGAGCACCATACGTTCACTTTACATGGAACAACCGGCTGACTCCACCGGCGGATCGGATTTCAAAATTAGTTACAAATATAGAACACTCGGCGTCCACTTTAATCTCGACAGGAATAAGATTCTTCCATACGACACAACCGATAGTGTGTTTAAGAAATTCACGAGCAAAAGTCCGAATATAATTTTTACTGACAAAATAAAGAGACTCTCGACGGAAATTATCGGCAATGAAACAAATCCCCTCATGAAGGCAAGAAAAATCTATGATTGGGTTTCCGGAAATATCAAATACAGTTTTGCGAGAGAATATTCTACCATCAGCAACATAAGCGATTATTGTCTTACAAAAGAGTATGGCGACTGCGGCCAGGAGGCGATGCTGTTCATCACCCTGTGCAGGTACAACGGCATCCCCGCTCGCTGGCAGTCGGGATGGTTTACTTTTCCGAACGCGAAGGACATCCATGACTGGACCGAGATCTATCTCCCTCCATACGGGTGGGTGCCGGTGGATCCGTATATGGGAATCGCAGCGACGCGATACATGAACGACCTGACAGAAAAGGAAAGAGAAACGATCCGCGATTTTTATTTCGGCGGCCTCGATCAATATCGAATGTCCGCAAATTCTGACAATAACCAGTCTCTTTCTCCCGTTAAAAAATTCTTCAGATCCGATAATGTCGATTTTCAGAGGGGTGAACTGGAGTCAAAGACAGGAAACATATACTTTAATAAATCTGATTACGATCTTTCTGTCGAAGAGGTGACATTGAGATGA